GCATTGCCAAGCCCTACGGCTGACCCCACTGCGGCCAGAATAAATGTAGACCTTGAGCTCCAACTCGACCTCTCCATATTTTACCTCCTGCTGTTTCTTTTTTAAGGACAATTATACCACATAAACAAGTATGATTCAAGTTAATTTTACTTATTTTGACAAGTGCGTTACATACATACCGTTATTTTCTTGCATTTTCATAAATTTATGTACGCAAAAAAAGAAATGCGGAAATAAAAACTTCCGCATTTTCTTTAAAAATTATTTTAAGAAGAGCTCAATTACAGGCACGATAACCGGAGGCTTCACCTCAGGCAGCTCAATTACCAAAAGGCCGTCTGATTTGCTTCTGCCTTCGCTGAAATGCTGCACTTCGTTCTCTGTCATTTTCAGCTCGCTTCCATCGTTTAGCAGCTGTGCATAGTCCACTTTTCCGGCATATCCGGGAAGCTCTAAAAATTTATAGGGATATTCACAAAGGTGGATATAAAGCCGTTTTCCGTCAACAGACTGTGTAAGACGGCATCCCCGCGGTTCTTGAAATTCCGGTTCCGCCATGGTGCAGCCGTAAATAGAACGGGAATGATATTTCATCCAGTCCGCATACACCTTCAGTGCGTTTTCCGCCCGGTAATCAAGATAGCCTCTTGCGGTTGGTCCCACATTCATCAGCAGGTTTCCGCCGATTGAAACAGTGTTAATCAGCATTTGAACAAGCATTTCAGGCGATTTCCATGTCATTTCGTCACGAAAATATCCCCAGGAGCCGGAAAAAGTCTGGCAGGCTTCCCACGTAACAAGCTCGCCGGTTTCTGCATGGCGGACCCAGGAAAGAGGCTGATACTGCTCCGGTGTCCACAAGTCCTGTTCAATTTCCGTGCGGTTGTCAATAATAATTCCCGGCTGCAATTCTCTTGCAGTTTGAATTAGTTTCTCCGCCTCCCAGTCATCTTTGCCCTTACCTTTCATCCAGGGGGACTTTTCAGGAACTTCATGGTTGGAGTATGAAAAATCGAACCACAGCACATCTATTTTCCCATAGTTTGTTAACAGCTCGGTCACCTGATTCCGCATGTATTCCGCATATTTATGTACGTCCCTGCCGCGACTTAATTCCTCCGCATTTGCATCCTCCCTTCTGGGGTGAATCATGTCGATTGGAAATTCCGGGTGATGCCAGTCGATCAGAGAGTAATAAAATCCAATGTGCAGTCCCTCTGCACGGAACGCATCTACATATTCGCGGACAATGTCGCGTCCAAACGGCGTATTTGTGGATTTGTAATCCGTAAACTTTGAGTCAAACAGGCAAAATCCTTCGTGGTGTTTTGTGGTAAGCACCACATATTTCATTCCGGCCGCCTTTGCCTGGCGCGCCCACTCTTTCGGGTCGTACATGTCGGGGTTAAAATACTTAAAATACTTGTCATAGTGCTCTTCCGTAATCATTTCCCGCATTTTAATCCACTCGTGGCGGGCCGGCATTGCATACAATCCAAAATGGATAAACATGCCGAAACGGTCGTGCGTGAACCACGCCGTGTCGCCCGGCGTTTTTCTTGTTACATAGCTTGACATAAAAATTCTCTCCTTTACCCTCATTTTTCATTGAAATTTTCTTTAAAATATGATATATTGTTTTTATGGACTTTCAAGGGCATTATAACATGGTATATTTGATTTTCCAATATATTTTTTCGTTTAAAATATGGAGTTTTTGACATGAATATCAAAAAGAACACACAGGTCGCAAAACTTTTTAACGACTTAAGCATCACCATAGCCGACAACGGATATGCCAAGCTTTCCACCGACTGGCATGCTGAGAATGTCTGCTCCCCGTTTTCTAGAATTTATTTTATTTTAAACGGTGAGGGTTATGCAAAAAGTAAAAACGAATTTATAAAACTATCCGCAGGCAACTGCTATTTTCTACCCGCCGGGCTGACTTATGACTATTGGTGCGAAACCTCCCTAAGCCAGCTGTTTTTCCATGTGAATGTGACGGAACCCGGCGGTCAAAACTTTTTTGGGGCTGCCCGTTCCTTTGCCAGCTTCCCCATAAGCCCGGAAACGATAGACAAGATTTTGTTTTATTATCAGTCGAAAGACTTTTTAAACGGTTTGAAAATGAAAGCATATATAGAATATGCGCTCACCCGCTTTATCGACCAGTATCAAATTCGTGGTTTTTCCGGCGACAACTATTCGCCTGAGGTTCTAAAGGCCACAAAATTTATCAGCCGCAACCTTTCTATTCAGCTGAAAGCCGCCGACATTGCCGCCAGCCTGTTTATTTCGGAAAGCAAGCTCACCAAAGAATTCAAAGCAGAAACCGGCATGACGATTGGTAAATATACCGACGGGTTAATTTTTTCCCGGGCAGAGTTTCTGCTTTCCAAAACCAGCTATTCCATTAAAAGCATCAGCAATGAGCTGGGGTTCTGCGACCAGTTTTATTTTGCCCGGCGTTTTCGGCAAACGTACGGCGAAACGCCCCTTGCATACAGAAAAAGAGTTCAGGCCGCCAGCAAAATTTAATGCGTGCCTAAACTCTTTTTTGTTATTCACCCAATGTTTCCACTTCGTTGATCCAAATTGTGCTTTCCGCGTCGCTGGGCATTCTCCAGTCCCCCCTGGGCGAGAGGCACACGCTGCCAATTTTCACGCCGTCCGGCATGCAGCTCCGCTTAAACTGCTGTGTAAAAAAGCGTTTATAAAAGGTTTTCAGCCACTTTAAAACCGTTGCTTTATCATAAATTCCTGCAAAAGCTCTGTTAGCCAAACAATAAATTTTGGCAGGTGAAAATCCATAACGCAAAACATAGTATAAGAAGAAGTCGTGCAGCTCATAAGGCCCAACTACGTCTTCTGTTTTCTGTGCAATTTTACCCTCTGCATCCGGCGGCAAAAGCTCCGGGCTGATGGGGGTGTCTGCCACGTCTTTTAAAATTTCTGTGCTTTCGGGAAAAACATTGTTTTCCGTCAAACTGTTAATCATCCAGCGAACCAAGGTTTTGGGAACTCCCGCGTTTACGCCGTACATACTCATCTGGTCGCCGCAATAGGTGCACCAGCCCAGCGCAAGCTCGCTCAAGTCACCGGTTCCCACCACAATTCCGCCAAATTCATTCGACATATCCATCAGCACCTGGGTGCGCTCCCTGGCCTGCACATTTTCATAAGTAATGTCGTGAACGTTTATGTCGTGTCCAATGTCTTTAAAATGCTGGACACACGCTTCTTTAATAGAGATGTTCTTCGTGGTCACTCCCAGCGATTCCATCAGCGCCACCGCGTTGTGAAACGTTCTGTCTGTAGTTCCGAAACACGGCATGGTAACAGCGCATATGTTGGTGGGCGGAAGTCCCAGCTGCTTAACAGCAGCTGAGGTCACCAAAAGTGCCAGCGTCGAGTCCAGCCCGCCGGACACACCGATAACCGCCCTGCCCCCTGTGATGGCGAGCCGTTTTTTTAACGCTTGTGTCTGCATTTCAAAAATGTTTAAACACCGCTCTATTCTTGCTTTTTTCTCTGACGGAATAAACGGGTGTTTTCGCACCTCATATAACATTCCGTCGCTTTCTGTCACGGCCGGAAGCTTCACAAATTTTACAGAATCTCCCTGATATAGACTGGTAGCGTCTTTATAGCTTTTATATTTTAACCGGTCAGCTTTAATTTTTCCCAGATCCACGTCGGCTGTGAGCACATAATCCGTATCCAAAAACTTTTTATTTTCAAACGTAATGGTCCCGTTCTCCGCAACAAGGCTGTGGCCTGAAAAAATCAGGTCTGTGGTGGACTCGTCTGTCCCGCAGGAAACATAGGCATAGGCACAGTAGCATTTTGAGGACTGCTGTTTTACCATATCCCGTCGGTAAGTCCGTTTCCCAATGGTTTCGTTGCTGGCAGACAAATTAAAAATCAGTTCCGCGCCGTGCAGCGCCAGCCCAATGCAGGGCGGCACCGGCATCCATAGGTCTTCACAAATTTCTGCGCCAAATTTAATGCCGTTTTCCGTTTCAAAAATTAAGCTGCTGCCCAGGGGAATATCATAGCTGTAATCGTTTTCGGGAAACAGGTTTTTGGAATTCATGTAAGGCTCTGTTAAGTCTTCCGCTGAGGAGAACCACCGTTTTTCATAAAACTCGTTGTAATTGGGAATAAAGGTTTTTGGCACAATGCCAATAATTTTTCCCTTTGCAAGAACCACCGAGCAGTTATAAAGTTGGCCGGCAATATTTATCGGCGCGCCCAAAACCACAACAGCTTCACTGTTTTCTGTGGCAGATGCGATTTTAAAAAGCGACTCGTTCACCCCGGACATAAGCCTTTCCTGAAAAAACAGATCGCCGCAGGTGTAACCGGTGATACACAATTCGGGAAACACAATGAAATTTGATTTTGCTGCCTCTGCTTCCTTTAATTTTTTGATAATATCCTGTGTGTTTTTTTCCGTATTGGCCACTGCGACCTTTGGCACGCAGCAGGAAATCCTTACAAAATCAAACATGTTGCCCCTCCGCTATCAATTTATTTCTATCCTTTATTTTACCACAATTTTCTATTCGATACAATCATTTTCCGCTAAAATTCCGCGTTTTTCACCGTTCTGGGGTAAGGTATTACGTCGCGGATGTTTGACACACCGGTTAAATACATAATAATCCGCTCAAACCCTAAGCCGAACCCAGCGTGTTTCGTTCCGCCATATCTGCGCAAATTTAAATACCACCAATAGTCCTTTTCCTCAAGGGAAAGCTCCTTCATGCGCTCAACAAGCAGGTCGAGCCGCTCTTCCCGCTGGCTTCCGCCAATAATTTCCCCCACACCGGGCACTAACAAATCCATTGCCGCAACGGTTTTCCCGTCGTCGTTTAACCGCATATAAAAGGACTTAATTTCTTTTGGATAATCCACCACAAAAACCGGCTTTTTAAAAATCTGCTCGGTTAAAAACCGTTCGTGCTCGGTTTGCAGGTCGCTTCCCCACTCCACAGGATATTGAAACGCTGCATTGCTGCTTTTTAAAAGCAAAACCGCCTCAGTGTAAGTAATTTTTTCATAGTCGCTGGCCGCCAGCGCGCAAAGCCGCTCTTTTAGCCCCCTATCAACAAACTGGTTAAAGAATTCAATTTCCTGCGGGCAGTGTTTTAACACGTATTGAATAATATACTGAATCATGTCCCAGGCAAGGTTCATGTTGTCG
This region of Congzhengia minquanensis genomic DNA includes:
- a CDS encoding alpha-L-fucosidase, translated to MSSYVTRKTPGDTAWFTHDRFGMFIHFGLYAMPARHEWIKMREMITEEHYDKYFKYFNPDMYDPKEWARQAKAAGMKYVVLTTKHHEGFCLFDSKFTDYKSTNTPFGRDIVREYVDAFRAEGLHIGFYYSLIDWHHPEFPIDMIHPRREDANAEELSRGRDVHKYAEYMRNQVTELLTNYGKIDVLWFDFSYSNHEVPEKSPWMKGKGKDDWEAEKLIQTARELQPGIIIDNRTEIEQDLWTPEQYQPLSWVRHAETGELVTWEACQTFSGSWGYFRDEMTWKSPEMLVQMLINTVSIGGNLLMNVGPTARGYLDYRAENALKVYADWMKYHSRSIYGCTMAEPEFQEPRGCRLTQSVDGKRLYIHLCEYPYKFLELPGYAGKVDYAQLLNDGSELKMTENEVQHFSEGRSKSDGLLVIELPEVKPPVIVPVIELFLK
- a CDS encoding helix-turn-helix domain-containing protein, which translates into the protein MNIKKNTQVAKLFNDLSITIADNGYAKLSTDWHAENVCSPFSRIYFILNGEGYAKSKNEFIKLSAGNCYFLPAGLTYDYWCETSLSQLFFHVNVTEPGGQNFFGAARSFASFPISPETIDKILFYYQSKDFLNGLKMKAYIEYALTRFIDQYQIRGFSGDNYSPEVLKATKFISRNLSIQLKAADIAASLFISESKLTKEFKAETGMTIGKYTDGLIFSRAEFLLSKTSYSIKSISNELGFCDQFYFARRFRQTYGETPLAYRKRVQAASKI
- a CDS encoding NAD(+) synthase, encoding MFDFVRISCCVPKVAVANTEKNTQDIIKKLKEAEAAKSNFIVFPELCITGYTCGDLFFQERLMSGVNESLFKIASATENSEAVVVLGAPINIAGQLYNCSVVLAKGKIIGIVPKTFIPNYNEFYEKRWFSSAEDLTEPYMNSKNLFPENDYSYDIPLGSSLIFETENGIKFGAEICEDLWMPVPPCIGLALHGAELIFNLSASNETIGKRTYRRDMVKQQSSKCYCAYAYVSCGTDESTTDLIFSGHSLVAENGTITFENKKFLDTDYVLTADVDLGKIKADRLKYKSYKDATSLYQGDSVKFVKLPAVTESDGMLYEVRKHPFIPSEKKARIERCLNIFEMQTQALKKRLAITGGRAVIGVSGGLDSTLALLVTSAAVKQLGLPPTNICAVTMPCFGTTDRTFHNAVALMESLGVTTKNISIKEACVQHFKDIGHDINVHDITYENVQARERTQVLMDMSNEFGGIVVGTGDLSELALGWCTYCGDQMSMYGVNAGVPKTLVRWMINSLTENNVFPESTEILKDVADTPISPELLPPDAEGKIAQKTEDVVGPYELHDFFLYYVLRYGFSPAKIYCLANRAFAGIYDKATVLKWLKTFYKRFFTQQFKRSCMPDGVKIGSVCLSPRGDWRMPSDAESTIWINEVETLGE